Proteins encoded by one window of Electrophorus electricus isolate fEleEle1 chromosome 17, fEleEle1.pri, whole genome shotgun sequence:
- the exosc8 gene encoding exosome complex component RRP43 — protein MAAGFKTAEPLEYHRSFLKENCRPDGRELGEFRPTTLNIGSINTAEGSALVKIGNTTVICGIKAELALPSSDAPDKGYIVPNVDLPPLCSSRFRPGPPGEQAQTASQFIADVIDSSNIIKKEDLCIEKSKLCWVLYCDIMCLDYDGNLLDACIITLLAALKNAQLPKVTINKETDLAEVELQHKRHLQIRCHPVASSFAVFDDTVIIVDPTAEEESLCRALLTAVTDEDDQLCALHKPGGISLSAEKLQDCISRAVTRNREISKLIDKVIQSTEMSK, from the exons ATGGCGGCTGGTTTCAA GACAGCAGAGCCATTGGAATATCACAGAAGCTTTTTG AAAGAAAACTGCCGACCAGATGGGAGGGAACTGGGAGAATTCAGACCTACAACATTAAATATTG GTTCAATAAACACAGCTGAGGGCTCAGCATTGGTGAAAATTGGAAACACAACGGTCATCTGTGGCATAAAAGCA GAATTAGCCTTGCCATCTAGCGATGCTCCAGATAAAGGATATATTG TTCCGAATGTGGACCTGCCTCCACTCTGCTCCTCCAGATTCCGACCTGGTCCTCCCGGAGAACAGGCGCAGACAGCCAGCCAGTTCATCGCTGATGTCATCGACAG CTCTAACATTATAAAGAAAGAAGACTTGTGCATTGAGAAGTCAAAG TTGTGCTGGGTCCTGTACTGTGACATCATGTGTTTGGACTATGACGGAAACTTACTTGACGCGTGCATCATAACCTTACTAGCAGCGTTAAAGAATG CCCAACTTCCCAAAGTCACAATTAACAAGGAGACAGATTTAGCAGAGGTGGAGCTGCAGCACAAGAGACACCTGCAAATCCGCTGCCACCCGGTCGCCTCGTCTTTCGCAGTATTTGATGA CACAGTGATTATAGTGGACCCTACAGCAGAAGAGGAAAGCTTGTGCAGGGCATTACTCACTGCAGTCACAGACGAGGACGATCAGCTCTGCGCTCTCCACAAACCGG gaGGCATTTCCTTATCAGCAGAGAAGCTTCAGGACTGCATAAGCCGAGCTGTAACACGCAATCGCGAAATCAGCAAACTCATTGACAAAGTCATCCAGAGCACCGAGATGTCAAAATGA
- the alg5 gene encoding dolichyl-phosphate beta-glucosyltransferase isoform X1: MDVCLCAVLQALLVLAVLALALVVLIAHVSAGMVNQTSRDQERYFLTPGGEKNPFPSLSDPHSRELSVVVPSYNEEFRLPVMMEEAMAYLEKRQSVQKENPSFTYEVIIVDDGSRDRTTEVALGYTKKYGADKVRVLTLVKNRGKGAAVHMGTLSSRGRLVLMADADGATKFADIEKVEAGLRNLSPKPENMAISCGSRAHLEKESVAQRSLFRTFLMYGFHFLVWFFCVKGIKDTQCGFKLFTREAALRTFSSLHVERWAFDVELLYVAQRLKIPVAEVAVNWTEIEGSKLVPFWSWLQMGKDLVFIRLRYITGAWRLEPLRKTQ; this comes from the exons atggacgtgtgtctgtgtgccgtGCTCCAGGCTCTGCTCGTCCTGGCTGTGCTCGCCTTGGCTTTG GTTGTTTTGATTGCCCATGTTAGCGCCGGTATGGTGAACCAGACAAGCCGCGATCAGGAGAGATACTTCCTTACCCCTGGGGGGGAGAAGAACCCTTTCCCCAGTCTGTCTGACCCCCATTCCCGGGAACTGTCTGTAGTAGTGCCCTCCTACAACGAGGAGTTCCGAT TGCCGGTTATGATGGAAGAAGCCATGGCGTACTTGGAGAAAAGACAG TCTGTGCAGAAGGAGAACCCATCATTCACCTATGAAGTCATAATAGTTGATGATGGCAGCAGAGACAGAACCACAGAG GTTGCCTTGGGGTACACCAAGAAGTATGGGGCAGACAAAGTGAGAGTACTTACACTAGTAAAGAATCGTGGGAAAGGGGCTGCTGTCCACATG GGCACCCTGAGCTCTCGAGGCCGTCTCGTCCTGATGGCGGACGCGGACGGAGCCACAAAGTTTGCTGACATTGAGAAGGTGGAGGCCGGCCTGCGGAACCTCAGTCCGAAGCCG GAGAACATGGCTATCTCCTGTGGATCCAGGGCTCACCTGGAAAAAGAATCGGTGGCTCAG AGGTCCCTGTTCCGTACCTTCCTGATGTACGGCTTCCACTTCCTGGTGTGGTTCTTCTGTGTGAAAGGGATCAAGGACACTCAGTGTGGCTTCAAGCTGTTCACACGTGAGGCAGCGCTGCGAACCTTCAGCAGTCTGCACGTGGAGCGCTG GGCTTTTGATGTGGAGCTCCTCTACGTAGCCCAGCGTTTGAAGATACCTGTAGCAGAAGTGGCAGTCAACTGGACGGAGATTGAAG GGTCAAAGTTGGTGCCATTCTGGAGTTGGCTGCAGATGGGCAAAGATCTAGTGTTCATTAGACTCCGTTATATCACCGGTGCCTGGAGACTGGAGCCCCTGAGAAAAACCCAGTAG
- the alg5 gene encoding dolichyl-phosphate beta-glucosyltransferase isoform X2, with protein MDVCLCAVLQALLVLAVLALALVVLIAHVSAGMVNQTSRDQERYFLTPGGEKNPFPSLSDPHSRELSVVVPSYNEEFRLPVMMEEAMAYLEKRQKENPSFTYEVIIVDDGSRDRTTEVALGYTKKYGADKVRVLTLVKNRGKGAAVHMGTLSSRGRLVLMADADGATKFADIEKVEAGLRNLSPKPENMAISCGSRAHLEKESVAQRSLFRTFLMYGFHFLVWFFCVKGIKDTQCGFKLFTREAALRTFSSLHVERWAFDVELLYVAQRLKIPVAEVAVNWTEIEGSKLVPFWSWLQMGKDLVFIRLRYITGAWRLEPLRKTQ; from the exons atggacgtgtgtctgtgtgccgtGCTCCAGGCTCTGCTCGTCCTGGCTGTGCTCGCCTTGGCTTTG GTTGTTTTGATTGCCCATGTTAGCGCCGGTATGGTGAACCAGACAAGCCGCGATCAGGAGAGATACTTCCTTACCCCTGGGGGGGAGAAGAACCCTTTCCCCAGTCTGTCTGACCCCCATTCCCGGGAACTGTCTGTAGTAGTGCCCTCCTACAACGAGGAGTTCCGAT TGCCGGTTATGATGGAAGAAGCCATGGCGTACTTGGAGAAAAGACAG AAGGAGAACCCATCATTCACCTATGAAGTCATAATAGTTGATGATGGCAGCAGAGACAGAACCACAGAG GTTGCCTTGGGGTACACCAAGAAGTATGGGGCAGACAAAGTGAGAGTACTTACACTAGTAAAGAATCGTGGGAAAGGGGCTGCTGTCCACATG GGCACCCTGAGCTCTCGAGGCCGTCTCGTCCTGATGGCGGACGCGGACGGAGCCACAAAGTTTGCTGACATTGAGAAGGTGGAGGCCGGCCTGCGGAACCTCAGTCCGAAGCCG GAGAACATGGCTATCTCCTGTGGATCCAGGGCTCACCTGGAAAAAGAATCGGTGGCTCAG AGGTCCCTGTTCCGTACCTTCCTGATGTACGGCTTCCACTTCCTGGTGTGGTTCTTCTGTGTGAAAGGGATCAAGGACACTCAGTGTGGCTTCAAGCTGTTCACACGTGAGGCAGCGCTGCGAACCTTCAGCAGTCTGCACGTGGAGCGCTG GGCTTTTGATGTGGAGCTCCTCTACGTAGCCCAGCGTTTGAAGATACCTGTAGCAGAAGTGGCAGTCAACTGGACGGAGATTGAAG GGTCAAAGTTGGTGCCATTCTGGAGTTGGCTGCAGATGGGCAAAGATCTAGTGTTCATTAGACTCCGTTATATCACCGGTGCCTGGAGACTGGAGCCCCTGAGAAAAACCCAGTAG
- the smad9 gene encoding mothers against decapentaplegic homolog 9: protein MHSATSITSLFSFTSPAVKRLLGWKQGDEEEKWAEKAVDSLVKKLKKKKGAMEELEHALSCPGQPSKCVTIPRSLDGRLQVSHRKGLPHVIYCRVWRWPDLQSHHELKALDCCEFPFGSKQKDICVNPYHYRRVETPVLPPVLVPRHSEFNPQHSLLAKFRNASLHNEPLMPQNATFPDSFPPLPCASFSSSPSNSVQSPAAHSYPSSPSSPSDPASPYQITAETPPPPYSMMETSPPEDVKPAEASSPAKLILSAPHRDMRPVCYEEPEHWCSVAYYELNNRVGETFHASSRSILVDGFTDPSNNKNRFCLGLLSNVNRNSTIEHTRRHIGKGVHLYYVGGEVYAECLSDSSIFVQSRNCNYQHGFHATTVCKIPSGCSLKIFNNQLFAQLLSQSVNHGFEVVYELTKMCTIRMSFVKGWGAEYHRQDVTSTPCWIEIHLHGPLQWLDKVLTQMGSPHNPISSVS from the exons ATGCACTCCGCCACATCCATCACATCCCTGTTCTCCTTCACCAGCCCGGCCGTGAAACGCCTGCTGGGCTGGAAGCAGGGCGACGAGGAGGAGAAGTGGGCGGAGAAGGCCGTGGACTCGCTGGTGAAgaagctgaagaagaagaagggcgccatggaggagctggagcacgCGCTGAGCTGCCCGGGGCAGCCCAGCAAATGCGTGACCATCCCGCGCTCGCTGGACGGCCGTCTGCAGGTGTCGCACCGCAAGGGCCTGCCGCACGTCATCTACTGCCGCGTGTGGCGCTGGCCCGACCTGCAGTCGCACCACGAGCTCAAGGCCCTCGACTGCTGCGAGTTCCCCTTCGGCTCCAAGCAGAAGGACATCTGCGTGAACCCCTACCATTACCGCCGCGTGGAGACGCCAG TGCTGCCGCCGGTCCTGGTGCCGCGCCACAGTGAGTTCAACCCTCAGCACAGCCTGCTGGCCAAGTTCCGCAACGCCTCCCTTCACAACGAGCCACTCATGCCCCAGAATGCCACCTTCCCGGACTCCTTCCCCCCGCTGCCCTGcgcctccttctcctcctcgcCATCTAACTCTGTCCAGTCTCCCGCCGCTCACAGCTACCCCAGTTCCCCGAGCAGCCCCTCGGACCCCGCTAGTCCCTATCAGATCACAG CAGAGACTCCACCTCCTCCATACAGCATGATGGAAACCAGCCCTCCAGAGGATGTGAAGCCAGCTGAGGCATCCAGCCCTGCTAAACTCATCCTGTCAGCCCCGCACAGAG ACATGCGGCCAGTGTGTTACGAGGAGCCGGAGCACTGGTGTTCCGTGGCCTACTATGAGCTCAACAACCGAGTGGGCGAGACCTTCCACGCCTCCTCACGCAGCATCCTGGTCGACGGCTTCACTGATCCCTCCAACAACAAGAACCGCTTCTGCCTGGGCCTGCTCTCCAATGTCAACCGCAACTCCACCATCGAGCACACCCGCCGGCACATCGGCAAAG GAGTGCACCTGTACTACGTGGGTGGGGAGGTGTATGCAGAGTGCCTGAGTGACAGCAGTATTTTCGTCCAGAGTCGGAACTGTAACTACCAGCACGGCTTCCATGCCACCACCGTCTGCAAGATCCCCAGTGGCTGCAGCCTCAAGATCTTCAACAACCAGCTGTTTGCCCAGCTGCTGTCCCAGTCAGTCAACCACGGCTTCGAGGTGGTCTACGAGCTCACCAAGATGTGCACCATCCGTATGAGCTTTGTCAAG GGCTGGGGTGCAGAATACCACCGTCAGGATGTCACTAGCACCCCCTGTTGGATTGAGATACATCTACATGGGCCTTTGCAGTGGCTTGACAAAGTTCTTACCCAAATGGGATCCCCACATAACCCCATCTCATCTGTGTCCTAA
- the rfxap gene encoding regulatory factor X-associated protein, with the protein MSEKDSAVSAGKEGQSGDKSGAADTRSANTPHEQDNVYSYDMEDPGEESDVLDASDPRDSAPSPEELNDDDAFGGGENVPKKCVYDGCTETTTQVAKQRKPWMCKKHRNKMYKDKYKKKKSDQAMSSGKLEEGSEERPVSVTKQRLGTTGDRPARPSLIEQVLNQKRLSLLRSPEVISFLQQQQRMLTMQSRSQNQQDY; encoded by the exons ATGAGTGAGAAGGACAGCGCAGTTAGCGCTGGTAAAGAAGGTCAAAGCGGGGACAAAAGCGGCGCTGCAGATACGAGGAGCGCAAACACGCCGCATGAGCAAGACAATGTTTACTCGTACGACATGGAGGACCCAGGCGAGGAGAGCGACGTGCTGGACGCGTCGGATCCCAGAGACAGCGCGCCGAGCCCGGAGGAGCTGAACGACGACGACGCGTTCGGCGGCGGCGAGAATGTGCCGAAGAAGTGCGTGTACGACGGCTGCACGGAGACCACCACGCAGGTGGCCAAGCAGAGGAAGCCGTGGATGTGTAAAAAGCACCGCAATAAAATGTACAAGGACAAgtacaagaagaagaagagcgACCAGGCCATGTCGTCTGGGAAACTGGAA gAGGGCTCAGAGGAGAGACCTGTTTCTGTAACTAAGCAACGGCTTGGGACCACAGGAGACCGTCCAGCAAGACCATCTCTCATAGAGCAAGTGTTAAACCAAAAGAGACTT TCGCTGCTGCGCAGTCCTGAAGTCATCAGTTTTCTCCAGCAGCAACAGCGCATGCTCACCATGCAGAGCCGTTCCCAGAACCAGCAGGACTACTGA
- the LOC113572181 gene encoding serine-rich and transmembrane domain-containing protein 1, whose translation MSGMDSQVNRLNKTELDRESFLRFSPTVLSTGQAAASSGYTESIYVYVSIFLSLLFFLLTLLVIALYRLKNIISSSSSYPECGSEAGSSFTNMEICSLSSQRSTVSSLSC comes from the coding sequence ATGTCTGGGATGGATAGCCAGGTGAACAGgctgaacaaaacagaacttGATAGGGAGAGCTTTCTGAGGTTCAGCCCTACAGTACTCAGTACCGGGCAGGCTGCAGCCTCGTCTGGCTACACCGAGAGCATCTACGTCTATGTCTCCATCTTCCTCAGCCTGCTGTTCTTCCTCCTAACCCTGCTCGTCATCGCCCTCTACAGGCTAAAGAACATCATCTCCTCAAGCTCATCGTACCCGGAGTGTGGCAGTGAGGCAGGGAGCTCCTTCACCAACATGGAGATCTGCAGTCTGTCCTCACAGAGGTCGACAGTGTCATCGCTCTCCTGCTGA
- the ccna1 gene encoding cyclin-A1, whose protein sequence is MSSIGFVSLGHSSREDLSALKMLAGPCVKAGKRVVLGVLSENDHHNRTCKGVPAKHGAALQKVHAQDVNSAFGVWEAEPVLMQPTIPTGEQSSSSIHSSELQILSAVNEFGSGSCLDASMQSLSEEPVASGDILSVDEYADDIHQHLRESELRYRPKPGYMRKQPDITNCMRIILVDWLVEVAEEYKLCSETIYLAVNYLDRFLSCMSVLRGKLQLVGTAAMLLAAKYEEIYPPEVDEFVYITDDTYTKKQLLRMEHLVLRVLSFDMTAPTCLQFLLQYISEESTCAKTANLALYLSELSLFEVDPFLLYLPSKIAAAAYCLANYTLNRMLWPDSLYAFTGYTLAEIAPCLVALYKLHLGAEGRPQKAIHHKYKSTKYYSVSLVKPVETLPLH, encoded by the exons ATGAGCTCGATTGGCTTTGTTTCACTTGGCCACAGCAGTCGAGAGGACCTTTCTGCCCTAAAAATGTTGGCTGGTCCTTGTGTGAAAGCTGGGAAGAGGGTTGTCTTGGGTGTTTTGAGTGAAAATGATCACCATAATCGAACTTGTAAG GGTGTTCCAGCAAAACATGGAGCTGCACTGCAGAAAGTGCATGCACAGGATGTCAACTCTGCATTTGGTGTCTGGGAGGCTGAACCAGTGTTGATGCAACCAACCATCCCTACTGGCGAGCAGTCAAGTTCCTCTATACATTCTTCAGAGCTTCAGATACTGAGTGCTGTAAATGAATTTGGCTCAG GATCATGTTTGGATGCTTCAATGCAATCCCTGTCAGAAGAGCCTGTGGCTTCTGGGGATATCCTGTCAGTAGATGAATATGCAGATGACATCCATCAACACCTAAGGGAGAGTGAG TTGAGATACAGGCCCAAGCCTGGTTATATGAGAAAGCAACCGGACATCACCAACTGCATGAGGATCATCCTTGTAGACTGGCTGGTTGAAGTTGCTGAGGAATACAAGCTGTGCTCGGAGACCATTTACCTGGCAGTGAACTACCTGGACCGTTTCCTCTCCTGCATGTCTGTGCTCCGGGGGAAACTGCAGCTCGTGGGAACGGCTGCAATGCTCCTGGCTGC AAAATATGAGGAAATCTATCCACCAGAGGTGGATGAGTTTGTCTACATAACGGATGACACTTACACCAAGAAACAGCTGTTGCGGATGGAGCACCTTGTCCTCAGAGTGCTGTCCTTTGACATGACTGCACCTACATGCCTCCAGTTCTTGCTGCAGTACATCTCTGAAGAGAGCACCTGTGCCAAGACTGCAAACCTTGCCCTG TATCTTTCAGAGCTGAGCTTGTTTGAAGTGGATCCCTTTCTGCTGTATCTTCCATCCAAGATTGCTGCTGCAGCTTACTGCTTGGCTAACTACACTCTGAACAGAATGCTGTGG CCTGATTCCTTGTATGCCTTCACTGGCTACACCTTGGCAGAAATTGCACCGTGTCTTGTCGCTCTTTATAAACTACATCTTGGTGCAGAAGGTCGCCCCCAGAAGGCCATTCACCACAAGTACAAAAGCACAAA GTACTATAGTGTGTCTCTGGTCAAGCCTGTGGAGACTCTACCACTGCACTGA